A window of the Cololabis saira isolate AMF1-May2022 chromosome 19, fColSai1.1, whole genome shotgun sequence genome harbors these coding sequences:
- the tubgcp2 gene encoding gamma-tubulin complex component 2 — protein MNEFRIHHDVNELLSLLHVRGGDGAEGYIDLLQKHRTPYVTTTVSAHSAKVKLTEFSKTPEDFLRKYEELKSKNVRNLDPLLYLLSKLCEDKETLQFLQQNAKERSESLANTSAATTTSYTLPQTSTKMSMQELDELRKKLGNVTASSNAPLPAEVTRKMLREKHNKKNPTQPNPVFPNWVYDRPALIGDFITSISTAGDPAVAIGTLPLATQEQALVEDLLFVLIGVDGRDVTAQPVLGRQNRSFILEATLDMSIKELVNRILPVASYYSTITRFIEEKSSFEYGQVNHALTAAMRTLMKEYLILVTQLEHLQRQGLLSLQKLWFYIQPTMRTMEILASIASSVDKGECMGGSTLSLLHDRTFNYTGDSQAQELCLYLTKAASVPYFEILEKWIYRGIIKDPYSEFMVEEHELQKEKIQEDYNDKYWDQRYTIVQHRIPSFLQKMADKILSTGKYLNVVRECGRDIKCPDAREVLYTLKERAYVEQIEKAYNYASRVLLDFLMEEKELVSRLRSIKHYFLMDKGDFFVHFMDLTEEELKKPVDDIVPPRLEALLELALRMSTANTDPFKDDLKIDLMPHDVITQLLRVLAIETKQEKAIINADPPDVALSGLEAFSFDYIVKWPLSLIINRKALTRYQMLFRHMFSCKHVERLLCNVWISNKDFRQYSLHSAKWFAAAFALRQRMLNFVQNIQYYMMFEVMEPTWHVMETNLKTASNIDDVLCHHTSFLDNCLKDCMLTNPELLRIFSKLMSVCVMFTNCMQRFTQSLRLERLSMEQGTRDGPPAPSQQADEAEKKRVTTKFLPEHVDTLQSDAGFEATISKFDSNFSILLLDLLDKLSIYSTNDCEHSMISIIYRLDFNGFYTERLERMAIERSQKAAA, from the exons ATGAACGAGTTCAGGATTCACCACGACGTGAACGAGCTGCTCAGCCTGCTGCACGTGCGTGGAGGGGACGGAGCGGAGGGCTACATAGACCTGCTGCAGAAACACAGGACTCCCTACGTCACCACGACTGTCTCCGCCCACAGCGCCAAG GTCAAACTAACAGAGTTCTCCAAAACACCCGAGGACTTCTTAAGGAAATATGAGGAGCTCAAGTCCAAAAACGTTCGTAACCTCGACCCTTTGTTGTATCTGCTCTCCAAGCTCTGCGAGGATAAAGAG ACGCTTCAGTTTCTGCAGCAGAATGCGAAGGAGAGGTCGGAGTCGCTGGCCAACACCAGCGCAGCCACGACCACCAGCTACACTCTGCCTCAAACCAGCACCAAGATGTCCATGCAGGAGCTGGACGAGCTGCGCAAGAAGCTCGGGAACGTCACTGCCAGTTCCAACGCTCCTCTG CCTGCCGAAGTCACCCGGAAGATGCTCAGGGAGAAACACAACAAGAAGAACCCCACGCAGCCCAACCCGGTGTTCCCTAACTGGGTGTATGACCGTCCAGCTCTGATCGGAGACTTCATCACCAGCATCAGCACTGCAGGAGATCCAGCCGTGGCCATCG GTACGTTGCCCCTGGCAACCCAGGAACAAgctctggtggaggacctgctgTTTGTCCTGATTGGAGTTGACGGGCGGGATGTCACTGCTCAGCCTGTCCTGGGGAGGCAGAACCGCTCCTTCATACTCGAGGCCACTCTGGACATGTCCATCAAAGAGCTGGTTAACAGAATATTGCCAGTGGCATCGTATTACTCCACTATAACACG GTTTATTGAGGAGAAGTCATCCTTTGAGTATGGCCAGGTGAATCATGCCCTCACAGCAGCAATGAGGACCCTGATGAAGGAGTATCTAATCCTGGTCACCCAGCTGGAGCACCTCCAGCGGCAGGGCCTCCTGTCCCTGCAGAAGCTCTGGTTCTACATCCAGCCCACAATGAGAACCATGGAGATACTGGCGTCTATAG CGTCCTCTGTGGATAAAGGAGAATGTATGGGTGGATCAACGCTGAGCCTCCTCCATGACCGGACCTTCAACTACACGGGTGACAGCCAGGCGCAGGAGCTGTGTCTCTACCTCACCAAAGCAGCCAGCGTCCCATACTTTGAAATCCTGGAGAAGTGGATCTACAGAGGCATCATCAAGGATCCATACAG CGAGTTCATGGTGGAGGAGCACGAGCTGCAGAAGGAGAAGATCCAGGAGGACTACAATGACAAGTACTGGGATCAGAGGTACACCATCGTACAGCACCGGATTCCCTCCTTTCTACAGAAAATGGCAGACAAAATATTAAGTACAg GGAAGTACCTGAATGTGGTGCGGGAGTGTGGCCGTGATATCAAGTGTCCCGATGCCAGGGAGGTGCTGTACACCCTGAAGGAGAGGGCTTATGTGGAGCAGATAGAGAAGGCCTACAACTACGCCAGCCGGGTCCTTCTAGACTTCCTGATGGAGGAGAAGGAGCTGGTCTCACGTCTGAG ATCAATAAAGCACTACTTCTTGATGGACAAAGGAGATTTCTTTGTGCACTTCATGGACCTGACGGAGGAGGAGCTGAAGAAGCCGGTGGACGACATCGTTCCTCCTAGACTGGAAGCCCTCCTGGAGCTGGCGCTTCGGATGAGCACAGCCAACACGGACCCCTTCAAAGACGACCTGAAG ATCGACCTGATGCctcatgacgtcatcacgcagcTGCTGCGAGTGCTCGCCATCGAGACCAAGCAAGAGAAGGCCATCATCAACGCTGACCCTCCAGACGTGGCGCTCAGCGGCCTGGAGGCCTTCTCCTTCGACTACATCGTCAAGTGGCCCCTCTCGCTCATCATCAACAG GAAAGCTCTGACGCGCTACCAGATGTTGTTCAGACACATGTTCTCCTGCAAACACGTGGAGCGCCTGCTGTGCAACGTGTGGATCAGTAACAAGGACTTCCGACAGTACTCTCTGCACTCTGCCAAGTG GTTTGCAGCAGCGTTCGCGCTACGCCAACGCATGCTGAACTTCGTGCAGAACATCCAGTACTACATGATGTTCGAGGTGATGGAGCCCACCTGGCACGTCATGGAGACCAACCTGAAGACG GCTTCCAACATCGACGACGTGCTGTGCCATCACACCAGCTTCCTGGACAACTGCCTGAAGGACTGCATGCTGACCAACCCCGAGCTGCTGCGCATCTTCTCCAAGCTCATGTCCGTCTGCGTCATGTTCACCAACTGCATGCAG CGCTTCACTCAGAGCCTGAGGCTGGAGCGGCTCTCCATGGAGCAGGGGACGAGGGACGGACCTCCAGCTCCGAGCCAGCAGGCTGACGAGGCAGAGAAGAAGAGGGTGACCACAAAG